The DNA sequence CTCCAGCCTCTTTTCCGGGCCATTGGTACTCCCCGGTTGCTAGGCGAACGAACTGCAACGCAGGAGACGGCCCGTCCAGGAGATTGGGGCTACAAATCCCATGCCAGACCAGCGGGAAAAAGGGGCTGATTCGGTGGATGTACCGTCAGGCCGCCAAACAAAGTGGATTACCGGCGCCGGCCGAGGTGACTTGGCGGCGGGTGTCCGCACCCGGACGCCGTACCTTGCCGGCGCCCGAGCACGAAACGGCGTTCTTAGCGATAAGCGAAGACCATGGCGTAGATAATCAGGAGGACCAGCGTAAAGCCCACGACCAGCGCCGTGTACCCCAGCACCCGGGCGCCGCGTTCCAGTGTCCGGGGAGCGGGATCGACCAGGCCCTCTTCCAACTCTCCGCTGGCGACCAGCCGCTCATAGTAGCGCGGCTTGTCGTGCTTGAGTTCGTCCACCGACATTCGCCCAGTAAATATCACCGGATCCATGGGGAATTTCTCCGGGCGGAAGTGCGTGTTGAAGAAGTGTATCGTGAAGATGAACCCCGTCGCCAGCAACGCCTCGTCGCTGTGAATGATCGTGGCCACGTTGATGGACCATCCGGGCAGAACCCTGGTGAAGAACTCAGGGAACCACAGGCACAGACCGGTGGTGCCGATCACCGCCACGCCCCAGAATACCGCGAAGTAGTCGAACTTTTCCCAATAGGTCCACTTGCCGTAGCGGGGGCGAGGCCCGTACCCGAGAAACCACTTTACCGTCCCCACCAGTTCCTTGACGTCCGACCATTGCGGCAGAATGGTCTCGGGACCGAAGAAAAACTGCCACGCGCTCTTGTCGCGCCTGCGGAACCGACGCCATACGTCCCAGAGGTGCGTTCCGAAGTAGCCGAACGTCAGAATCGCGCAAATTCGGTGGATCCACCCGGCCGTCTCCGCGCCGCCCAGTAGCCGGGCCAGATACTGAGCCCAGCCGGTGTACGAGAATTTGAGGACCATGCCGGTAATGGCCAGGCCGAAGAAACTGACGATCACCACCAGGTGCATCTTGCGGAGGAACGGCGGGAAGCGCATGAATTGCCGCTGACCGTGCTCTGCGTCGGCATCGACCTCCTTGCGGAATTCTCGCCGCAGCTTGAGGGATCGCGGGAACCACAGCAGGGTGTGCAGCCCGAAGAAGCCGAACGTGCCCACGAGCAGGGAAGTCATGAACCAGAAGACGTAGTACAGCGCCGGGTACTTGTCCGGATCGTGGTGCGTGGCGTGCGTCAGGTAGCCCGCGAACTGCCGGTGTGAGCCGGGATGACATTTGCCGCATGTCTGCACGATGTTATCGTGCGACAAGTGCGACTCCGGATTCTCCGGTGGAAGAATGTCGTGCGCACCGTGACAGTCGTAACACTTGGCCTTCGTCGTGTCGCCAAGGGCCGAAGCCTTGCCGTGGAATGTATCGAAATACGCCTCCGTGACTTCCTCGTGGCATTCCCCGCACTGCTGCATGATGCCCAACTCGAATTCGGGCTGATCCGTGCGTGAAGCAGCATGGGCCGGGTGGCAATTGTTGCAGTGGGGAAGTTCCGGCATCCCCCGCACGCGGCGCTCCTCGTAGTCAGGGTTTCCGATGGCCGAGTGAATGCTCTGCTGGAATTTCTCGTAGATGCCGTCGTGGCACTTGCCGCACGTCTCCGCGATGTGCGTCGGGTGGACCGTGGACTCGGGGTCGCTCAGGGGCAGTTCTTTGTGCGGGGAATGACAATCGGTGCAGGTTGCGGTCACGGTCAGCCCGCTCTCCAGCAGGCCCTTCCCGTGAATGCTCATCGTGTACTTCTCAACGATGTGATCCTCGGGGCCGAAGTTGCGCAGTGCCGCCTGCCCGCCGTCGCGGTGACATCGGGCGCAGAGGTTAGGGACATTTCGGGCGTACGTCGGCGATTGCCGGACGATCTGCTGGAGCGTTAGGGGTTCATTCTCGGAAACCGTGTGCTCGAGGATTCCGTGCGTGCCGTGGCAATCGGTGCAGTAGGGGGCGTTGGCATCCCCGGCGCGATGCAGCAGCCCGTGACGTCCACGGTCGTAGTCGCCCACTTCGGCCTCGTGGCAGATGGAGCAATCGACCCTTGGAGCGACCGTCTTGCATGGGCGCTCCTCGTCAGCCGGGCTACCTCCGGTGTGACATTGTGCGCAAGCCACGTTGTTGCGCCCGTGAACCGAATTGCCGTGCTCGTCAGCATCAACAAAAAGGCTGCGGCGATCAGCCGATGCCCGTAGCTGTGGGTCAGCATGACAACGCAGGCAGTCGGCATTGCTCATGTTCGTGTCGTAGAACACCTTGCGGATTTCGTGCGGTGAGTGACATTCCACGCACAGCGGGACGACACCCTCTTTCTCCCACAGCTCGCCTGCGATCACCTTGCGGTGAACCTGCTCGATGAGCCCGTGGCACTTCATGCACGTGGCTACGACATTGTCCTTGTTGATTGTCGAACGCGGATCGTCGTGCGGCAGAACGTTGTGTCCGGTGTGGCAGCTCGTGCAAACCGCCGTTACCACGAGCCCCTGCTTGAACAACCCCTCGCCGTGGATGCTGTCCTTGTAGCGATCGAACACCTGCTCTTCG is a window from the Phycisphaerae bacterium genome containing:
- a CDS encoding cytochrome c3 family protein: MQLQSRFLLLGMVISLLGSAVTLGQENSDCLKCHGRPGLKVERNGREVSLSVDEERYAASLHGEFDCVDCHSALAGTEEYPHETGLDPVNCGDCHDDDGPIATYWNSTHGQHVKAGDPDAPRCQDCHGNHYILPLNDRNSAVSPFNIPQMCAQCHAEGAAVERTHNLPEEQVFDRYKDSIHGEGLFKQGLVVTAVCTSCHTGHNVLPHDDPRSTINKDNVVATCMKCHGLIEQVHRKVIAGELWEKEGVVPLCVECHSPHEIRKVFYDTNMSNADCLRCHADPQLRASADRRSLFVDADEHGNSVHGRNNVACAQCHTGGSPADEERPCKTVAPRVDCSICHEAEVGDYDRGRHGLLHRAGDANAPYCTDCHGTHGILEHTVSENEPLTLQQIVRQSPTYARNVPNLCARCHRDGGQAALRNFGPEDHIVEKYTMSIHGKGLLESGLTVTATCTDCHSPHKELPLSDPESTVHPTHIAETCGKCHDGIYEKFQQSIHSAIGNPDYEERRVRGMPELPHCNNCHPAHAASRTDQPEFELGIMQQCGECHEEVTEAYFDTFHGKASALGDTTKAKCYDCHGAHDILPPENPESHLSHDNIVQTCGKCHPGSHRQFAGYLTHATHHDPDKYPALYYVFWFMTSLLVGTFGFFGLHTLLWFPRSLKLRREFRKEVDADAEHGQRQFMRFPPFLRKMHLVVIVSFFGLAITGMVLKFSYTGWAQYLARLLGGAETAGWIHRICAILTFGYFGTHLWDVWRRFRRRDKSAWQFFFGPETILPQWSDVKELVGTVKWFLGYGPRPRYGKWTYWEKFDYFAVFWGVAVIGTTGLCLWFPEFFTRVLPGWSINVATIIHSDEALLATGFIFTIHFFNTHFRPEKFPMDPVIFTGRMSVDELKHDKPRYYERLVASGELEEGLVDPAPRTLERGARVLGYTALVVGFTLVLLIIYAMVFAYR